In a single window of the Rhizoctonia solani chromosome 16, complete sequence genome:
- a CDS encoding Nucleoprotein TPR, which yields MSTASDLEIVDETPAPHTQLPPIKSAIPKRKAKNSNGTAQPVSSDASTSNKKPKSNNNSSNGNSGAPSKAVMDALRQENEELKKQLAESNKMVDRFQEDFAKLQNLRLTAPEQSLREYIMKAEEREKQLIEQNQMLVDNVPILERLLRPHESGTITLLTREETDGKLLGYKNEITQLRTQVENLKQELKSVSKSLTNTQVELDEEIKRSQSLSQQLSDRPVKRGIESATGKEKEKELVMNQLKLAFYEDLTTIKVHNTKQFQSDQYGLVTEMECDCTTYQKTLYFKLHMYKTPAIIDGEPDPNTLVDTVRYFPIGLENEKDDEFLKGLGILVEPFTFVKEHGPFDRQMWEFCMEINNGVTRWRDGGDEEEEEEEEEVEAIDRDDEAIIVEEDD from the exons ATGTCCACCGCATCGGACCTTGagattgtggatg AAACCCCTGCTCCACACACGCAACTCCCACCTATTAAATCGGCTATCCCAAAGCGCAAGGCTAAGAACTCCAATGGCACTGCTCAACCAGTCTCCTCGGACGCCTCTACTTCCAACAAGAAGCCCAAATCAAACAATAATTCAAGCAACGGGAACTCTGGGGCTCCGAGCAAGGCTGTTATGGATGCTCTAAGGCAGGAGAACGAAGAGTTGAAGAAACAGTTGGCCGAG TCCAATAAAATGGTCGACAGATTTCAAGAGGACTTTGCCAAGCTTCAGAATCTACGACTTACTGCACCAGAGCAAAGCCTCCGAGAATACATAATGAAGGCCGAGGAACGGGAAAAAC AACTAATCGAACAAAATCAAATGCTCGTGGATAATGTGCCCATATTGGAGAGGCTCTTAAGACCACATGAATCTGGAACCATAACTCTCTTGACTCGAGAAGAAACGGATGGGAAACTCCTTGGCTATAAGAATGAGATAACTCAACTCCGTACTCAGGTGGAAAACCTCAAGCAGGAGCTGAAATCAGTATCAAAGTCCT TAACCAATACACAGGTCGAACTTGacgaagagatcaagcggaGCCAATCACTTAGTCAACAGCTCTCAGACAGACCTGTAAAGCGAGGGATTGAGTCTGCGACTggcaaagaaaaagaaaaagaactTGTAATGAATCAGCTCAAGCTTGCATTTTACGAAGACTTGACGACTATCAAAGTTCACAATACCAAGCAATTCCAGTCCGACCAGTATGGCCTTGTAACAGAGATGGAGTGTGACTGCACTACTTATCAAAAAA CGCTCTACTTTAAACTTCACATGTATAAAACTCCGGCCATAATTGACGGAGAACCTGATCCGAATACGCTGGTCGATACTGTGCGGTATTTTCCCATAGGCTTGGAAAACGAAAAGGACGACGAGTTCTTGAAAGGGCTCGGAATTCTCGTTGAGCCTTTTACGTTCGTCAAAGAACATGGGCCTTTCGACCGACAAATGTGGGAATTCTGTATGGAGATCAACAACGGTGTTACGCGGTGGAGAGACGGAGGcgatgaagaggaggaggaagaggaagaagaggtaGAAGCAATCGACAGAGACGACGAAGCGATTATTGTCGAAGAAGATGACTGA
- a CDS encoding cytoplasmic protein yields MPDTTEVRKRSRSPSDSDTHQQSHKRVNTGAPASPRSDSKKDEHESAPASPASASKKDSDPPAPPAAQIHMRCLIVTQDASIIIGKAGKHVNEIREKSGARVMVSESIPGNPERILNVSGPLDAVSKSFGLIVRRINDEPFDTPSVPAVAQ; encoded by the exons ATGCCAGACACGACCGAAGTCCGCAAGCGTTCGCGCTCGCCTTCTGACTCGGACACCCACCAACAGTCCCACAAGCGCGTCAACACCGGTGCCCCTGCATCGCCACGCTCCGACTCCAAAAAAGATGAACACGAATCCGCTCCTGCCTCCCCCGCCTCCGCGTCCAAAAAGGATTCAGACCCACCCGCACCACCCGCCGCCCAGATCCACATGCGTTGCCTCATTGTCACACAGGACGCCTCGATTATCATTGGCAAGGCCGGCAAACATGTCAACGAAATCAGAGAAAAGAGCGGTGCCAGGGTCATGGTCTCCGAAAGTATCCCAGGAAATCCCGAACGAATTTTGAACGTTAGCGGTCCACTTGACGCGGTTTCCAAG AGCTTCGGATTAATTGTGCGTCGCATCAACGATGAGCCCTTTGACACACCCTCCGTCCCGGCAGTCGCGCAGTAA
- a CDS encoding asparaginase, with protein sequence MGSVIGRGGSKIKEIQDASGAKLNASEGMLPGSTERILSVSGVADAIHIATYYVGNILIEAAERQPHSSSTSTYRPSGTSSRGPRYAPTPTYSGYYGYPPPPAPAPYPPGPPQTQQIYIPNDLVGCIIGKGGSKINEIRSLSASQIRIMEPGCKALPERRRVTQMNARIQERLECLSMKWEATPPSPSFLTQTLRAQARFHDPEGASLFSNASNVANYRQWSNRSGNSTPSVAMAGEAGNHQPELLVRSSRPIRRQNVRDGEVKKDGYYEGYLPSLVTPRSKAVGGNTKRVRYAILEWQPLLDSSNMRPEDWLAIATEIELNYSTYDGFIVLHGTDTMCYTSSALSFLLEDLGKTVIITGAQIPLSQLRNDGIENLLGALSIAGQYVIPEVCLYFNHTLFRGNRVSKVSSFDLNAFASPNFPPLVNVGIDIVVNWGEVIRSNSMQRFRAHKDMCVDVATLRIFPGITTPIVRAFLAPPLQGVVLETFGAGNAPQRPDLLDALREACARGVVIVAISQCAKGSVSPAYDTGRTLAECGVVPGGDMTPECALAKLAYLLSKKDLTPEGVRELVSQPLRGELTLPTPLTRPTTTALDSIQDLLSEILRLSQHSKPSNDSTGTAPWSTTASHANSTELALLPYLMHLAVARDDPASVANTASHPRHRPPQSAHGTPTAEHPHHHLGGPNQFAQGAANAPLPGSLHTPLHTAALQGSTRCTRALLEVGALVHVRDALDHTCLFYAARVRAREVVQMLVEAGAHLGETDKRVALGIGISGGKEEQEIWKLAGLEVN encoded by the exons ATGGGTAGTGTCATTGGCCGCGGGGGCAGTAAAATAAAGGAAATTCAAGATGCAAGTGGGGCAAAACTCAACGCGAGTGAGGGCATGCTTCCAGGGTCGACCGAG CGAATCTTGAGCGTGTCCGGAGTAGCAGACGCCATTCATATCGCAACCTATTACGTCGGAAACATTCTTATCGAAGCTGCTGAACGACAACCACACAGCAGCTCGACATCCACCTACCGTCCATCTGGAACTTCGTCCCGCGGCCCCCGATATGCACCAACTCCTACTTACTCAGGTTACTACGGCTACCCACCGCCACCAGCCCCAGCTCCTTACCCTCCTGGTCCTCCGCAAACCCAGCAAATATACATACCCAATGATTTGGTCGGATGCATAATCGGAAAGGGAGGTAGTAAAATCAACGAGATTAGAAGTTTGAGTGCCAGCCAGATCAGAATTATGGAGCCGGGGTGCAAGGCCCTCCCGGAACGGCGCAGGGTAACCCAAATGAACG CTCGAATACAGGAACGATTGGAATGCTTGTCAATGAAGTGGGAAGCTACGCCCCCGAGCCCTTCTTTCCTCACACAAACACTCCGTGCCCAAGCTAGATTCCACGACCCCGAAGGCGCATCCTTATTCTCCAATGCGAGCAATGTTGCGAATTATCGTCAATGGTCGAATCGTTCGGGCAACTCCACTCCGTCGGTAGCGATGGCGGGCGAAGCAGGAAACCACCAACCCGAGTTGCTCGTACGGTCTTCGAGACCGATTCGGCGCCAGAATGTACGTGATGGCGAGGTGAAAAAGGACGGATACTATGAAGGGTATCTGCCTAGTCTTGTTACACCCCGGAGTAAAGCTGTAGGAGGGAATACGAAGAGGGTCAGGTATGCTATTTTGGAG TGGCAGCCCTTGCTGGATAGTAGCAATATGCGCCCAGAAG ATTGGCTGGCGATTGCTACGGAAATCGAGCTGAATTACAGTACCTATGATGGATTTATCGTCCTCCACGGAACGGATACGATGTGCTACACTTCTAGCGCACTGAGCTTCCTGCTGGAAGATTTGGGAAAGACTGTC ATTATTACCGGTGCTCAAATTCCACTTTCTCAA CTGAGGAACGACGGAATCGAGAATCTTCTTGGAGCACTGTCTATTGCGGGGCAGTATGTGATCCCAG AGGTATGTTTGTACTTCAACCACACACTCTTCCGAGGGAACCGCGTATCAAAAGTCTCGTCTTTTGATTTGAACGCATTTGCGAGTCCTAATTTTCCACCACTTGTGAACG TTGGCATCGATATCGTGGTAAATTGGGGCGAGGTTATCAGGTCGAATAGTATGCAGCGATTTAGGGCTCACAAAG ATATGTGCGTCGACGTTG CGACCCTTCGCATCTTTCCGGGTATAACAACACCCATTGTCCGGGCGTTTCTTGCGCCACCCCTCCAAGGCGTCGTGCTTGAGACCTTTGGCGCCGGAAACGCACCCCAACGACCAGATCTCTTAGATGCACTAAGAGAGGCGTGCGCAAGGGGAGTGGTGATAGTTGCTATTTCTCAGTGCGCAAAGGGTTCGGTCTCGCCTGCATATGATACCGGAAGGACTTTGGCCGAATGCGGGGTTGTGCCCGGAGGAGATATGACACCCGAG TGCGCTCTGGCCAAATTGGCATATCTATTATCCAAGAAAGATCTGACTCCCGAAGGAGTTCGAGAATTAGTATCTCAGCCTCTACGAGGAGAGCTGACACTCCCAACTCCCCTCACTCGTCCAACTACAACTGCACTCGACTCGATTCAAGATCTTCTATCTGAAATCTTACGCCTTTCTCAACACTCTAAGCCTAGCAACGATTCAACTGGAACGGCTCCATGGAGCACAACTGCCTCTCACGCAAACAGCACTGAGCTTGCTCTTTTGCCATATTTAATGCATTTGGCCGTTGCGAGGGACGATCCAGCGAGCGTCGCGAATACTGCATCTCATCCACGCCACAGACCTCCGCAAAGTGCCCATGGGACTCCAACAGCCGAACACCCCCATCATCACCTGGGTGGGCCTAACCAGTTCGCACAGGGTGCGGCCAATGCACCGTTACCTGGTTCGTTGCACACACCTTTGCATACAGCTGCACTACAAGGTTCGACTCGCTGCACCCGTGCATTGTTGGAGGTTGGAGCGCTGGTGCATGTGCGGGATGCACTAGATCATACATGCCTGTTCTACGCTGCGAGGGTGCGGGCACGGGAAGTTGTCCAGATGCTGGTCGAGGCCGGTGCGCATCTGGGTGAGACGGACAAGCGGGTTGCACTGGGTATTGGTATATCCGGAGGGAAGGAAGAGCAGGAGATTTGGAAGCTTGCAGGTCTCGAAGTGAATTGA
- a CDS encoding Brix domain protein has product MSSLLKAQTANAKGKGKRPANDEGEAGPPRKRNKQRVLLLSSRGITHRMRHLMGDLEALLPHIKKDSKLDSKNHLHLLPELADLHNCNNTLYFEARRHEDLYLWAAKTPNGPSVKMHVKMKSRTLEFDPGFDSGEHWKLIKELFTHISEFRPLLARAKPFIDHILTFSIVDNKIWFRNFQIIEKDPLKPNGPPETSLVEIGPRFVLTPIRIFEGAFGGATVFSNPEFVSPAAVRSQIKREQGEKYRARKEGEAERNTRREERRREEDELAVRNVFA; this is encoded by the exons ATGTCctctctcctcaaggctcaGACTGCGAAtgccaagggcaagggcaagcgCCCAGCCAACGATGAGGGCGAGGCTGGTCCTCCGCGCAAGAGAAACAAACAACGAGTGTTGCTGCTCTCGTCTCGGGGAATCACCCACCGCATGCGCCATCTCATGGGCGATCTGGAGGCTCTCTTGCCGCATATCAAGAAGG ACTCCAAGCTAGACTCCAAaaaccacctccacctccttcCCGAACTCGCAGACCTCCACAACTGTAACAACACTCTCTACTTTGAAGCACGACGTCACGAAGACCTCTATCTCTGGGCTGCCAAGACACCAAACGGCCCAAGTGTCAAAATGCATGTCAAAAT GAAGTCGAGGACTCTTGAGTTTGACCCAGGATTCGATAGCGGCGAGCATTGGAAACTCATCAAAGAGTTATTCACGCAT ATTTCGGAGTTCCGCCCACTGCTCGCTCGAGCCAAACCATTCATCGACCACATTCTTACGTTTTCCATAGTCGACAACAAAATCTGGTTTAGAAACTTCCAAATAATCGAAAAGGATCCACTTAAACCCAATGGTCCCCCTGAGACCTCACTCGTTGAAATTGGTCCCAGGTTTGTGTTAACGCCCATAAGGATATTCGAAGGTGCATTCGGTGGAGCGACTGTATTCTCTAATCCTG AATTTGTGAGCCCCGCAGCCGTCCGGTCCCAGATCAAGCGAGAACAGGGAGAAAAGTACCGTGCTCGCAAGGAGGGCGAGGCGGAACGCAATACAAGGAGAGAGGAAAGGAGGCGAGAAGAAGACGAGTTGGCGGTCAGGAATGTATTTGCATAG